In one Achromobacter spanius genomic region, the following are encoded:
- a CDS encoding SecDF P1 head subdomain-containing protein: MQLTLRKLAPALVVVTLALAGCKTAPTKSPDAAATPDAGQQTTQPAAAASVDFYLAHQQPGPGLREITLPDGKLYLQEVPVLTRADLTDAAALVDRQGQNFVGLRFSEAGARKLTEISTKNVGNRLALVIDQELVAAPSIAEPLNRGVLAFGVPSAKAASDIAAKIRGDAPPAPAPATGGTAPAPKP, encoded by the coding sequence ATGCAACTGACCCTGCGCAAATTGGCGCCCGCCCTGGTTGTCGTGACGTTGGCGCTGGCGGGTTGCAAGACCGCTCCGACCAAATCGCCTGACGCGGCCGCCACGCCCGACGCTGGCCAACAAACGACCCAGCCCGCCGCCGCCGCATCGGTGGACTTCTATCTGGCTCACCAGCAACCCGGCCCGGGTCTGCGTGAGATCACGCTGCCCGACGGCAAGCTCTATTTGCAGGAAGTGCCGGTGCTGACGCGCGCCGACTTGACCGACGCCGCCGCGCTGGTTGACCGCCAGGGCCAGAACTTCGTGGGTCTGCGCTTCTCGGAAGCTGGCGCCCGCAAGCTGACTGAAATCAGCACGAAAAACGTAGGCAACCGTTTGGCCTTGGTGATTGACCAGGAACTGGTCGCCGCACCCAGCATTGCCGAACCCCTGAACCGTGGCGTGCTTGCTTTTGGCGTGCCGTCGGCGAAAGCGGCGTCTGACATTGCCGCCAAGATCCGTGGCGATGCCCCGCCGGCACCGGCTCCGGCCACCGGGGGCACCGCTCCCGCGCCCAAACCCTGA
- the thiC gene encoding phosphomethylpyrimidine synthase ThiC, which translates to MNANPKFLAATAEVDAAAVAPLPKSRRVYETGSRPDIRVPFREIEQDDTPTMFGGEKNPPLTVYDCSGPYTDPDVKIDIRRGLPALRRGWIEERGDTDVLPGPTSEYGKQRLTDPKLTAMRFDLQRPPRRAKVGANVSQMHYARRGIITPEMEFVAIRESLRREHYLQTLRDSGPDGEKMVKRLLRQHPGQSFGAAIPAAITPEFVRDEIARGRAIIPANINHPEVEPMAIGRNFLVKINANIGNSAVSSGIGEEVEKMTWAIRWGGDTVMDLSTGKHIHETREWIIRNSPVPIGTVPIYQALEKVDGKAEDLTWEIFRDTLIEQAEQGVDYFTIHAGVRLPFIPMTADRMTGIVSRGGSIMAKWCLAHHKESFLYERFEDICDIMKAYDVSFSLGDGLRPGSGYDANDEAQFAELKTLGELTQVAWKHDVQVMIEGPGHVPMQMIKENMELQLEHCHEAPFYTLGPLTTDIAPGYDHITSGIGAALIGWYGTAMLCYVTPKEHLGLPNKKDVKDGIITYKIAAHAADLAKGHPGAAIRDNALSKARFEFRWDDQFNLGLDPDTAKEFHDETLPKDSMKVAHFCSMCGPHFCSMKITQDVRDYAAAQGVSEKDALQKGMQEKSVEFVKKGAEVYHRQ; encoded by the coding sequence ATGAACGCCAATCCCAAATTCCTGGCCGCTACCGCCGAAGTCGACGCGGCGGCCGTCGCACCGCTGCCCAAATCGCGCCGCGTGTATGAGACGGGCTCGCGCCCCGACATCCGCGTACCGTTTCGCGAGATCGAGCAAGACGACACGCCGACCATGTTCGGCGGGGAAAAGAATCCGCCCTTGACTGTTTACGACTGCAGCGGCCCCTACACCGACCCCGACGTCAAGATCGATATCCGCCGAGGCTTGCCCGCGCTGCGCCGCGGCTGGATTGAAGAACGCGGCGACACGGACGTGCTGCCCGGCCCCACCAGTGAGTACGGCAAGCAACGCCTGACCGATCCCAAGCTGACGGCCATGCGCTTCGACCTGCAGCGCCCGCCGCGCCGTGCCAAGGTAGGCGCCAACGTATCGCAGATGCACTATGCGCGCCGCGGCATCATCACACCCGAAATGGAATTCGTGGCCATCCGCGAAAGCCTGCGCCGCGAGCACTACCTGCAAACGCTGCGCGACAGCGGCCCCGATGGCGAAAAGATGGTCAAGCGATTGCTGCGCCAGCACCCGGGCCAATCGTTCGGCGCGGCCATTCCCGCGGCGATCACGCCGGAATTCGTGCGGGATGAAATCGCGCGCGGCCGCGCCATCATACCGGCCAACATCAACCACCCCGAAGTCGAGCCCATGGCGATCGGGCGCAACTTCCTGGTGAAGATCAACGCCAACATCGGCAACTCGGCCGTGAGCTCGGGCATCGGCGAAGAAGTGGAAAAGATGACCTGGGCGATCCGCTGGGGCGGCGACACGGTGATGGATCTGTCCACCGGCAAGCACATCCACGAAACGCGCGAGTGGATCATCCGCAATTCACCCGTGCCAATTGGCACGGTGCCGATATACCAGGCGCTGGAAAAGGTGGATGGCAAGGCCGAAGACCTGACCTGGGAAATTTTCCGCGACACGCTGATCGAGCAGGCCGAGCAAGGCGTGGACTATTTCACCATCCATGCGGGCGTGCGCCTGCCGTTCATTCCCATGACGGCCGACCGCATGACGGGCATCGTGTCGCGCGGCGGTTCGATCATGGCCAAATGGTGTTTGGCGCATCACAAAGAGAGCTTTCTGTACGAGCGCTTTGAAGACATCTGCGACATCATGAAAGCGTATGACGTGAGCTTCTCGCTGGGCGACGGGCTGCGTCCGGGCTCGGGCTACGACGCCAACGATGAAGCGCAGTTCGCGGAATTGAAGACGCTGGGCGAGCTGACGCAGGTGGCGTGGAAGCACGATGTGCAGGTCATGATCGAAGGCCCGGGCCACGTGCCGATGCAGATGATCAAGGAAAACATGGAGCTGCAGCTGGAACACTGCCACGAGGCGCCGTTCTACACGCTGGGGCCGCTGACCACCGATATCGCGCCCGGCTATGACCACATCACGTCCGGCATCGGCGCGGCGCTGATCGGCTGGTACGGCACCGCGATGCTTTGCTACGTGACGCCCAAAGAGCACTTGGGCTTGCCGAACAAGAAGGACGTGAAGGACGGCATCATCACGTACAAGATCGCGGCGCATGCGGCGGACCTGGCCAAGGGCCACCCAGGCGCGGCGATCCGCGACAACGCCTTGTCAAAAGCGCGCTTCGAGTTCCGCTGGGACGATCAGTTCAACCTGGGCCTGGACCCGGACACCGCGAAGGAATTCCACGACGAAACGCTGCCGAAGGATTCGATGAAGGTCGCGCATTTTTGTTCGATGTGCGGCCCGCATTTCTGCAGCATGAAGATCACGCAGGACGTGCGCGATTACGCGGCGGCGCAAGGCGTCAGCGAGAAAGACGCCTTGCAGAAAGGGATGCAGGAAAAGTCGGTAGAGTTCGTGAAGAAGGGCGCCGAGGTGTATCACCGGCAGTAG
- a CDS encoding FAD-binding oxidoreductase: MSTSDFTQRLVQALGPDTVYTADTDIAPWLSDWRGLYNGHAQAVVRPRSTADVAACLALCQQEGVPVVPRGGNTGLCGGATPDAGARNVVLSLDRMNAVRSIDTVANTMVAEAGAILGNLRRAAQDAGRLLPLSLAAEDSSQIGGNVATNAGGVNVVRYGMARELVLGLEAVLPTGEIFNGLRTLRKDNTGYDLKQLLIGSEGTLGVITAVALRLFPRTDVRSVVLTAVESPAQALQLFEILFEQCGARLQAFEYFSGDCLDLVLAHAEGVQEPFDQRYPAYVLVELADTADEAGLTTLLENVIGTALERGLCLDAAVSASLSQLQTLWKLREEISEAQRADGPHLKHDVSLPIERIPEFMVSAEARVRALYPDIRPFIFGHFGDGNLHYNLSRPAGAARDWVAVNGAAITDAVLDEVNRYGGSISAEHGIGQLKRDHFLHSKDAVELRLMRDIKKVMDPAGIMNPGKLL, from the coding sequence ATGAGCACCTCCGACTTCACGCAGCGCCTCGTCCAAGCCCTGGGCCCCGACACCGTCTACACCGCCGATACCGACATTGCGCCCTGGCTGTCCGATTGGCGCGGCTTGTACAACGGCCACGCACAGGCCGTCGTGCGTCCGCGCAGCACGGCCGACGTCGCCGCCTGCCTGGCGCTGTGCCAGCAAGAAGGCGTGCCGGTGGTGCCGCGCGGCGGCAATACCGGCCTGTGCGGCGGCGCCACGCCCGACGCCGGCGCCAGGAACGTGGTGTTAAGCCTGGACCGCATGAATGCCGTGCGTTCGATTGATACGGTGGCCAACACCATGGTGGCCGAGGCGGGCGCCATCCTGGGCAATCTGCGCCGCGCCGCGCAAGACGCGGGGCGTTTGCTGCCGCTGAGCCTGGCTGCCGAGGACTCCAGCCAGATCGGCGGCAACGTCGCCACCAACGCCGGTGGCGTGAACGTGGTGCGTTACGGCATGGCGCGCGAGCTGGTGCTGGGCCTGGAAGCCGTGCTGCCCACCGGAGAAATCTTCAACGGTTTGCGCACGCTGCGCAAAGACAACACGGGCTACGACCTGAAGCAGTTGCTGATTGGTTCCGAGGGCACCCTGGGCGTGATCACGGCGGTGGCGCTGCGCCTGTTTCCGCGTACCGATGTGAGGTCGGTGGTGTTGACCGCGGTTGAATCACCCGCCCAGGCTTTGCAGTTGTTTGAAATCCTGTTCGAGCAGTGCGGCGCGCGCTTGCAGGCGTTTGAATATTTTTCCGGCGACTGCCTGGATCTGGTGTTGGCCCATGCCGAAGGCGTGCAAGAGCCGTTCGACCAGCGCTATCCCGCGTATGTGCTGGTGGAGCTTGCCGACACGGCGGACGAGGCAGGTCTTACTACGCTGCTGGAAAATGTGATCGGCACGGCATTGGAACGCGGCCTGTGTCTGGACGCCGCGGTGTCGGCTTCGTTGTCGCAGTTGCAGACGTTGTGGAAACTGCGCGAGGAAATCTCCGAAGCACAGCGCGCTGATGGTCCGCATTTGAAGCACGACGTGTCGCTGCCGATCGAACGCATCCCTGAATTCATGGTGTCCGCCGAGGCGCGCGTGCGGGCGCTATACCCCGATATCCGACCTTTTATTTTTGGCCATTTTGGCGATGGCAATCTGCACTACAACCTGTCGCGCCCGGCTGGCGCGGCCCGCGATTGGGTGGCGGTGAACGGGGCGGCCATCACCGACGCCGTGCTGGACGAGGTGAACCGCTATGGCGGGAGCATTTCCGCCGAACACGGCATCGGGCAGCTCAAGCGCGACCATTTTCTGCACAGCAAGGACGCGGTGGAGCTGCGGCTGATGCGGGATATCAAGAAGGTGATGGACCCAGCGGGAATCATGAATCCGGGGAAGTTGCTGTAG
- a CDS encoding FadR/GntR family transcriptional regulator yields the protein MLTKSLTLTEQVAHRIATDIADGVHAVGAKLPPGRVLAEQYGVSAAVIREVTERLRAQGLIQSRQGSGSTVVSRTGGQGFQVSSGVAVNRELLANLYELRMELEGGAAALAALRRNAADLNAMAQALASLEAHLEHPEQGVEHDISFHVAIAAATHNRSYQDLLQYLNRQLRLAVSTARANSRLHDGLSAAVHQEHVAVFEAIRARNPDRARQAAVRHLQQAANRLQLDHLFPAATPP from the coding sequence ATGCTGACCAAAAGCCTGACCCTGACCGAACAAGTCGCGCACCGCATCGCCACGGATATTGCCGACGGCGTCCATGCCGTGGGTGCCAAGCTGCCCCCTGGCCGGGTGCTGGCCGAGCAGTACGGCGTCAGCGCCGCCGTCATCCGCGAAGTCACCGAACGCCTGCGCGCGCAAGGGCTGATCCAAAGCCGTCAGGGTTCGGGCAGCACGGTGGTGTCGCGCACGGGTGGCCAAGGCTTCCAGGTGTCGAGCGGCGTCGCGGTCAACCGCGAACTGCTGGCCAACCTGTACGAATTGCGGATGGAACTGGAAGGGGGCGCGGCGGCGTTGGCCGCCTTGCGGCGCAATGCCGCCGACCTGAATGCCATGGCGCAGGCCTTGGCGTCGCTTGAAGCTCATCTTGAACACCCCGAACAGGGCGTCGAGCACGACATCTCGTTTCACGTCGCGATTGCCGCCGCCACGCACAACCGCAGCTATCAGGACCTGTTGCAGTATCTGAACCGTCAGTTGCGTCTGGCCGTCAGCACCGCCCGCGCGAACAGCCGCTTGCACGACGGCCTGAGCGCTGCCGTGCATCAGGAACACGTGGCGGTGTTTGAAGCCATTCGCGCCCGTAATCCTGACCGCGCCCGCCAGGCGGCGGTGCGTCATTTGCAGCAGGCGGCCAACCGCCTGCAACTCGATCACCTTTTTCCCGCAGCCACGCCACCATGA
- a CDS encoding GGDEF domain-containing protein — translation MDTGLKFSLPKWRLTRWLTHSGPDTPADIRAALIASLFGTLPIFAGGVINTLMISGVVAWRRPEPLYVSWLLLEVVLAVVRVTILRAALRAAPKGGNTHTDLYIVLALVWAFSVGYGVFITFLNGDWLAATLAGVSCGAMAGGICFRNYGAPRLVGVMIFLSLGPMCLGALFTGEYVTAIVFIQIPFYLVSMTIASHRLNRILVSTMVAERASERRANEDALTGLANRTGLQVALERVCASARGHDSNAALLYMDMDDFKRINDTYGHTAGDQVLVTIAQRMRAMLRVDDVAARIGGDEFIVLVTGIDATSALRLGEHLLLDALQPIALADGTRVIVGLSIGISIISAANRRPQAALDSADAALYRAKARGGRCCVVDDGAANALETPVAGDCGSSEPATV, via the coding sequence GTGGATACAGGACTGAAGTTCAGCTTGCCCAAGTGGCGCCTGACGCGCTGGCTGACCCATTCGGGGCCGGACACCCCCGCGGACATCCGCGCGGCGCTGATTGCCAGCCTATTCGGCACGCTGCCCATTTTTGCGGGCGGCGTCATCAACACACTCATGATTTCCGGCGTTGTCGCCTGGCGGCGCCCCGAACCCCTGTACGTGTCGTGGCTGCTGCTGGAGGTGGTGCTGGCCGTTGTCCGCGTGACGATCCTGCGGGCGGCCTTGCGTGCCGCGCCCAAGGGTGGCAATACCCATACCGATCTGTACATCGTGCTGGCCCTGGTCTGGGCCTTCAGCGTGGGCTACGGCGTCTTCATCACCTTTCTCAACGGCGATTGGCTGGCGGCCACCCTGGCGGGTGTGTCCTGCGGGGCCATGGCGGGCGGCATCTGTTTCCGCAACTACGGCGCGCCGCGTCTGGTGGGCGTGATGATCTTCCTGAGTCTGGGCCCCATGTGCCTGGGCGCCTTGTTCACAGGCGAATACGTCACCGCCATCGTCTTCATCCAGATCCCGTTCTACTTGGTCAGCATGACCATTGCCTCGCACCGGCTGAACCGCATCCTGGTGTCGACCATGGTGGCCGAACGAGCCAGCGAACGCCGCGCCAACGAAGATGCGCTGACCGGACTGGCCAACCGTACCGGCTTGCAGGTGGCGCTTGAACGCGTCTGCGCCAGCGCGCGCGGGCACGACAGCAACGCCGCGCTGCTCTACATGGACATGGACGACTTCAAACGCATCAACGACACCTACGGGCATACCGCCGGTGATCAGGTGCTGGTGACCATTGCTCAGCGCATGCGCGCCATGCTGCGGGTGGACGACGTGGCGGCCCGCATCGGCGGCGACGAATTCATTGTGCTGGTGACGGGTATCGACGCCACTTCCGCCCTGCGCCTGGGTGAGCATCTGTTGCTGGATGCCTTGCAACCCATTGCACTGGCGGATGGCACGCGCGTCATTGTCGGCTTGTCGATCGGCATTTCGATTATTTCGGCCGCCAACCGCCGCCCCCAGGCGGCGCTGGACTCCGCCGACGCCGCCCTATACCGCGCCAAGGCAAGAGGAGGGCGCTGCTGCGTCGTCGACGACGGTGCGGCGAACGCGCTTGAGACTCCCGTGGCGGGTGACTGCGGCAGCAGTGAGCCCGCGACCGTCTGA
- a CDS encoding HesA/MoeB/ThiF family protein: MNDQQLLRYARHILLDELGIEGQEKLLAARVLIVGAGGLGSPAALYLATAGVGDITLADDDIVELSNLQRQILHTTASVGRHKAESGRDMLAAFNPQAQVHARVERLQGQALSDAVAAADLVLDCTDNFTTRHAINRACVQHRKPLVSGAAIRFDGQVSVYDLRDDSAPCYHCLFPEADDVEEANCATMGVFAPVVGIIGSMQAAEALKLLSGVGESLSGRLLWLDVRTMQWRSVNVQRDPECAVCGHRGH; the protein is encoded by the coding sequence ATGAACGACCAGCAATTGCTGCGCTATGCCCGCCACATCCTGCTGGATGAGCTGGGTATCGAAGGGCAGGAAAAACTGCTGGCGGCGCGTGTGCTCATTGTGGGTGCGGGGGGCTTGGGTTCCCCCGCCGCCTTGTACCTGGCCACGGCCGGTGTAGGCGACATCACGCTTGCCGACGACGACATTGTTGAACTCAGCAACCTGCAACGCCAGATCCTGCACACCACCGCCAGCGTTGGTCGCCACAAGGCCGAGTCCGGGCGCGACATGCTGGCGGCGTTCAACCCCCAGGCGCAGGTGCATGCCCGGGTCGAACGGCTGCAAGGGCAAGCGCTCTCTGACGCCGTCGCGGCGGCGGACCTGGTGCTGGACTGCACCGACAACTTCACCACCCGCCACGCCATCAACCGCGCTTGCGTGCAGCACCGCAAGCCCTTGGTGTCGGGCGCGGCCATCCGTTTTGACGGGCAGGTCAGCGTGTACGACCTGCGCGACGACAGCGCGCCCTGTTATCACTGCCTGTTTCCCGAAGCCGACGATGTCGAAGAAGCCAATTGCGCCACGATGGGCGTGTTTGCGCCCGTGGTCGGCATCATCGGCAGCATGCAGGCCGCCGAGGCCCTGAAACTGTTGTCCGGCGTGGGCGAAAGCCTGTCGGGCCGGCTGCTGTGGCTGGATGTCCGCACCATGCAATGGCGCAGCGTCAACGTGCAGCGAGACCCCGAATGCGCGGTCTGCGGGCATCGCGGGCACTAA
- a CDS encoding S41 family peptidase: MGTRKFRGFGLIAIGAVAGVLLSVGVTAVAQRGSPLPLDELRQLSNVFAAIKNNYVEAVDDKTLIDNAISGMVSNLDPHSAYLDADAFREMQTATQGEFGGLGIEVGAEDGFVKVISPIEDTPAARAGVMAGDLIIKIDDTPTKGMTLNDAVKLMRGAPKSPITLTIMRADRPQPIVLKIVRDVIKVRSVRSKMLDNGVGYVRVAQFQEKTGADLAKQLKDLGAKEAPKGLVLDLRNDPGGLLTSAIGVSGAFLPPDTLVVSTDGRTPDARHKYLATPSEYARGESNYLSGLPAWTKTVPMVVLVNVGSASASEIVAGALQDHKRAKVLGNRTFGKGSVQVILPLSESTAVKLTTSRYFTPSGRSIQATGIEPDYVVADTADGDLFRLPREADLQRHLSNPETANEVKSSSTQDNVDLPTKMFEFGGKDDFQLQQALNVLAGKPVQKGSARAQAKADAKAGGGTPVRMTITPTGVEPSKAK; the protein is encoded by the coding sequence ATGGGCACTCGCAAGTTTCGCGGTTTCGGTCTGATTGCCATCGGTGCGGTGGCTGGCGTATTGCTTAGCGTAGGGGTAACAGCCGTTGCCCAGCGCGGCAGTCCATTGCCTTTGGACGAGCTCAGGCAACTGAGCAATGTTTTCGCAGCCATCAAGAACAACTACGTCGAAGCGGTCGACGACAAAACCCTGATCGACAACGCGATCTCGGGCATGGTCTCGAACCTTGATCCGCACTCGGCCTATCTGGACGCCGACGCCTTCCGCGAAATGCAGACGGCGACCCAAGGCGAATTCGGCGGCCTGGGTATCGAGGTCGGCGCGGAAGACGGCTTCGTGAAGGTGATCTCGCCCATCGAAGACACGCCCGCCGCGCGTGCTGGCGTCATGGCCGGCGACCTCATCATCAAAATCGACGACACGCCCACCAAGGGCATGACCCTGAACGACGCGGTCAAGCTCATGCGTGGCGCGCCCAAGTCGCCCATCACCCTGACCATCATGCGTGCCGATCGTCCTCAGCCCATCGTGCTGAAGATCGTGCGCGACGTGATCAAGGTGCGCAGCGTGCGCAGCAAGATGCTGGACAACGGCGTGGGCTACGTTCGGGTTGCGCAGTTCCAGGAAAAGACCGGCGCTGATCTTGCCAAGCAACTGAAGGACCTTGGCGCCAAGGAAGCGCCCAAGGGCCTGGTGCTTGACCTGCGCAATGACCCGGGCGGTCTCCTGACCAGCGCCATCGGCGTGTCGGGCGCGTTCCTGCCGCCGGATACCCTGGTGGTGTCCACCGACGGCCGCACGCCTGACGCCCGCCACAAGTACCTGGCCACGCCGTCGGAATATGCCCGCGGCGAAAGCAACTACCTGTCGGGCCTGCCTGCCTGGACCAAGACGGTGCCCATGGTGGTGCTGGTGAACGTGGGTTCGGCCTCGGCGTCTGAAATCGTGGCCGGCGCGCTGCAAGACCACAAGCGCGCCAAGGTGCTGGGCAACCGCACGTTCGGCAAGGGTTCGGTGCAGGTCATCCTGCCGTTGTCCGAATCCACCGCCGTCAAGCTGACGACCTCGCGCTACTTCACGCCCAGCGGCCGTTCCATTCAGGCCACGGGCATTGAACCGGACTACGTCGTGGCCGATACGGCCGACGGAGATCTGTTCCGCCTGCCGCGCGAAGCCGACCTGCAACGCCACCTGTCCAACCCCGAGACCGCCAACGAGGTGAAGTCCAGCTCGACGCAAGACAACGTCGATCTGCCCACCAAGATGTTCGAGTTCGGCGGCAAGGACGACTTCCAACTGCAGCAAGCCCTGAACGTGCTGGCCGGCAAGCCGGTGCAAAAGGGTTCGGCGCGCGCCCAGGCCAAGGCTGACGCCAAGGCCGGCGGCGGCACCCCGGTGCGCATGACGATCACGCCGACCGGAGTCGAACCCAGCAAGGCCAAATGA
- a CDS encoding murein hydrolase activator EnvC family protein, translating into MRRTAGLLLAVMLTGGVLSAHAAPNDLAGRQSDAERQQAALRDRIENLQKEIDGRESARKEAADALKQSESAISKINLRLRELADAGRQAQTELTGLEKQITAQEAVLAKRRVELADQLRTQYTSGLSPWTALLSGDDPQVLGRNLGYLDYVSQARANAVKALRADIDRLAALQARADARRDEIEKVVAETSEQKAALVGQQKERATLLARLEGQIAAQRAEANKLGRDDQRLSRLITDLDAAIAKQIEEARKAAEARKKAEEARRVEEARRAAEESKKRAEAESRAQEARKKAEADRKLAAEAAAQRDRDSRDARDAAQAREQVEAATRQSRGQVAVADPDAAGLRPAEQRQTRLTDPAESARQTPAQSTEAAKKTEPAEAETTPTRSASAQQSARAAPLGGGSGLKHGLAMPVRGQVQGRFGLDRPDGGVWRGVVLRAPEGTPVKVVAPGTVVYAAWLRGFGNLIIVDHGQQYLTVYAYNQSLLKQVGDPVAGGDTIATVGATGGQVESGLYFEIRHRGAPVDPAQWLAQ; encoded by the coding sequence ATGCGTCGCACGGCAGGGTTGTTGTTGGCGGTCATGTTGACCGGTGGAGTGCTGTCGGCTCACGCCGCGCCCAACGACCTTGCAGGCCGCCAGTCCGACGCCGAGCGTCAGCAGGCAGCCTTGCGCGACCGCATCGAGAATCTGCAAAAGGAAATCGACGGGCGCGAATCCGCCCGCAAGGAAGCGGCCGACGCGCTCAAACAGTCAGAATCGGCCATTTCCAAGATCAATCTGCGCCTGCGCGAGCTGGCTGATGCCGGCCGTCAGGCGCAGACCGAACTCACCGGGCTGGAAAAGCAGATTACCGCGCAGGAAGCCGTGTTGGCCAAGCGCCGCGTGGAACTTGCCGACCAGCTTCGCACCCAGTACACCAGCGGCCTGTCGCCCTGGACGGCGCTGCTGTCCGGCGACGATCCCCAGGTGCTGGGCCGCAACCTGGGCTATCTGGACTACGTGTCGCAAGCCCGGGCCAATGCCGTCAAGGCGCTCCGGGCGGACATCGATCGCCTGGCGGCCTTGCAGGCGCGTGCCGACGCTCGGCGCGATGAAATCGAAAAGGTCGTGGCTGAAACCTCCGAGCAGAAAGCCGCGCTGGTGGGGCAGCAGAAAGAGCGCGCCACGCTTCTGGCGCGCTTGGAAGGGCAGATTGCCGCCCAGCGCGCCGAAGCCAACAAGCTGGGGCGCGATGACCAGCGCCTGTCGCGCCTGATCACCGATCTGGACGCGGCCATCGCCAAGCAGATTGAAGAAGCCCGCAAGGCCGCAGAGGCGCGCAAGAAGGCCGAAGAGGCCCGCCGCGTGGAAGAAGCGCGCCGCGCCGCCGAAGAATCCAAAAAGCGGGCCGAGGCCGAAAGCCGTGCGCAAGAAGCCCGCAAAAAAGCCGAGGCCGACCGCAAGCTGGCCGCCGAAGCCGCCGCCCAGCGTGACCGCGACAGCCGCGATGCCCGCGACGCGGCGCAAGCCCGCGAACAGGTTGAGGCGGCTACGCGCCAAAGCCGCGGCCAGGTTGCCGTAGCCGACCCCGACGCCGCCGGATTACGTCCGGCTGAACAAAGGCAGACGCGCCTGACCGACCCGGCCGAATCGGCGCGGCAGACGCCTGCCCAATCCACGGAAGCCGCAAAAAAGACGGAACCCGCAGAGGCCGAAACCACTCCAACTCGCAGTGCATCGGCGCAGCAAAGCGCCCGCGCCGCCCCGCTGGGGGGCGGCAGCGGCTTGAAACATGGCCTGGCCATGCCGGTGCGCGGCCAGGTGCAGGGCCGTTTCGGGCTTGACCGCCCGGACGGCGGCGTATGGCGCGGGGTGGTGCTGCGCGCGCCCGAAGGCACGCCCGTCAAGGTCGTGGCCCCCGGCACCGTGGTCTACGCCGCTTGGCTGCGTGGTTTTGGCAATCTCATCATTGTGGATCATGGCCAGCAATACCTGACTGTCTATGCTTACAACCAAAGCCTGCTCAAACAGGTGGGGGATCCGGTGGCGGGTGGCGATACTATTGCTACGGTAGGAGCAACCGGCGGTCAAGTAGAATCCGGCCTATACTTTGAAATTCGCCATCGTGGCGCTCCTGTGGACCCGGCCCAGTGGCTGGCCCAATAG
- the gpmA gene encoding 2,3-diphosphoglycerate-dependent phosphoglycerate mutase — translation MHKLVLMRHGESQWNLENRFTGWTDVDLTETGREQARKAGELLKKEGYTFDLAYSSVLKRAIRTLWIALDAMDAMYTPVGVNWRLNERHYGALQGLNKAETAAKYGDEQVLIWRRAYAIAPEPLSLDDERHPRFDSRYAKIPADQLPATECLKDTVNRVLPFWNDSIAPAIRAGRKVLIAAHGNSLRALIKHLDNVSDDDIVNLNIPTGQPLVYELDDDLRPIRHYYLGDAAEIEAAMAAVAAQGKAKKD, via the coding sequence ATGCATAAACTTGTTCTCATGCGCCACGGCGAAAGCCAGTGGAATCTGGAAAACCGCTTCACCGGCTGGACCGACGTCGACCTGACCGAAACCGGCCGTGAACAGGCCCGCAAAGCCGGTGAGTTGCTGAAGAAAGAAGGCTATACCTTCGACCTGGCCTACTCGTCGGTGCTCAAGCGTGCCATCCGCACCCTGTGGATCGCGCTGGACGCCATGGACGCCATGTACACCCCGGTGGGCGTGAACTGGCGCCTGAACGAACGCCACTACGGCGCGCTGCAGGGCTTGAACAAGGCCGAAACCGCCGCCAAGTACGGCGACGAGCAAGTGCTGATCTGGCGCCGTGCCTACGCCATCGCCCCGGAACCGCTGTCGCTGGACGACGAACGCCATCCCCGTTTTGACAGCCGCTACGCCAAGATTCCGGCTGATCAGCTTCCCGCCACCGAGTGCCTGAAAGACACCGTGAACCGCGTGCTGCCGTTCTGGAACGATTCGATCGCCCCGGCCATCCGCGCTGGCCGCAAGGTGCTGATCGCCGCCCACGGCAACAGCCTGCGCGCGCTGATCAAGCATCTGGACAACGTGTCGGACGACGACATCGTCAACCTGAACATCCCGACCGGCCAGCCCCTGGTTTATGAATTGGATGATGACCTGCGCCCCATCCGCCACTATTATCTGGGCGATGCCGCCGAGATCGAGGCGGCGATGGCTGCGGTTGCCGCCCAAGGCAAGGCTAAGAAGGACTGA